The following is a genomic window from Amycolatopsis cihanbeyliensis.
CAGCGCGATCGCCGAGTGCTGGTGGGAGACCAGATCGCCCTCGGCGCGCACCCGGTCGATCCAGCCGGTGTCGGCGGTGGCCTCGATGATCTCCTGCCGGTCCAGCAGGTCCAGCACGAAGCTCTTGTTCGTGGCGCCGCCCTCGATGAGCACCGTGGTCTGCGCCATCGCGCGGCGCAGCCTACCCAGCGCCTCCTCGCGGTCCCGGCCGTAGGCGATGATCTTGGCGATCATCGAGTCGAAGTCGGCCGGGATGCTGTCGCCCTCGCTGACCCCGGTGTCCACCCGGATGCCGGGGCCTGCCGGCAGACCGAGCCGGATGATCCGGCCGGGGGCCGGGGCGAACTCGCGGTCCGGGTCCTCGGCGTTCAGCCGCGCCTCGATCGCGTGCCCGCTCTCCGCGGGCGGCGCGCCTTCCAGCCGCCCGCCCCCTGCCACGTGCAGCTGGGTCTTCACCAGGTCGACTCCGGTGGTGGCCTCGGTGATCGGGTGCTCGACCTGCAGCCGGGTGTTCACCTCGAGGAAGGAGAACAGCCGCTCGCCAGGGTGGTAGAGGAACTCCACCGTGCCGGCTCCGCGGTACTCCACCGCCAGCACCAGCCGCTCGGCCGCGGCCTTGAGCTCGGCCGCCTGTTCGGCGGTGAGCACAGGGGAGGCAGACTCCTCGATGATCTTCTGGTTGCGTCGCTGCACCGAGCAGTCCCGCACGCCCAGCGCCCATGCCGTGCCCTGCCCGTCCGCGATCACCTGTACCTCGACGTGCCGGGCGCCGGTGACCAGCCGTTCCAGGAACACCACGCCGCTGCCGAAGGCGCGCTCGGCCTCCAGGCTGGTCCGCTCGTACGCGTCGGCGAGCTCGTCCTCGCTGTTGATCACCCGGATACCGCGGCCGCCCCCGCCCGCGGTCGCCTTCAGCATGAGCGGGTAGCCGACCCGGCGGGCCGCCTCGGTCGCCGCGTCCAGCCCGTCCACCGGGCCGCCGCTCCACGGCGCCACCGGCACCCCGACCTCCTCGGCCAGCCGCTTGGCGCCGATCTTGTCCCCGAGCCTGCGCATGGTGTCCGCGCTCGGGCCGACGAAGGTCACACCCAGTTTCTCGCACAGCTCCGGGAACGCCGGATCCTCGGCGACGAAGCCCCAGCCGACCCAGGCGGCGTCGGCCCCCGTCTCGGTCAACGCCCGCCCCAGGACCTCGAGGTCGAGGTAGGGCCGATCGGCCGCCGGGCCCAGGTAGTGGGTCCGGTCCGCTTCCCGGACGAAGGTGGCCGCGCGATCGGCGTCGGTGTAGAGCGCGACCGTCTCGATCGGCGTCCCGACCTCTGCGGCGAGCTCCCGGACGGCATGAATGAGCCGGACCGCGGCCTCGCCACGGTTGACGATGGCGACACGACTGAACACGAAGCGAGCCTCCCACTACGAATACACCCCAGGACGAGGGGGACGACCGCGGCGCCGCCCCCACAAAGACCAGACTCCCGGCTACCGCCGAGTACGAAAATAGTCTCCCTTGCGCGTAGCGCGCCCTCAGAGTTGTAGGAAACCTCCAAAGAAGTTCTCGATGTGAACCTGGTCGCACCGCGACTTGTCATCTCCTGTTCAGCTGAACTCCAACAAGGCACGGCAAAAGAGGCTTATCCCCCAGTAAGGCCCGGCTCGGCGGCCGGGCACCGGATGGCGGGACCCGCCCAGGTGGCTCGGCGGCTATGCCCCGTACCCCGCCGGCGCGGCGCGCACCGCCCGGCGGGACAGGACGATCACACCCAGCGTGGCCGCCGCGGCGAACCCGCCGAGCAGCAGGCACACCGTGTGCGGGGTGGTGGTGTAGCCCGGCCCGGCCAGCGTGCCGCCGCTCAATGCCGCCAGCAGCGCACCGACCACCGCGATCCCGGTGGACAGCCCGAACCCGGCGCCGGTGAGCAACAACGACACGAGCAGGCCAGGCGGGCTGCTGTCCGGGCCGATGGTGACCAGCAGCAAGGCGCCGAGCCCGGTCGCCGCGACCGACCCGGCCACCAGCGGCACCGAGGAGACCCTGCGCGCCAGCCCCGAGCCCACCGAGGGCAGGAACACGGTCGGCGCGGTGAGCATGAGCAGCCAGACCCCCGCCTGCCCCGGGCTCAACCCGACCACCGAGATCAGGTACGAGGGCAGGTAGACCAGCAGCGGGACCAGCACGACGACGATCGCGGCCACGGCGACCGCCGTGGCCGCGATCGTCGGATTGGCCAGCAGGCCGAGGTCGAACATGGGTCGTCCTTGCCGCGCTCCACCGCGGCGAAGGTCACGCCGAGGACCGTCGCCGGCGCGAACGCGCCGAGCACGAGCGGGTCACCGAACCCGAGCTCCGGCCCCTCCACCACCGCGAAGATCAGCAGCAACAGTGCCGAGGTGAACAGGGCGGCCCCCGGCCAGTCGACCCTCCGGCCGGATGCGCCTGGTACCCGCGGCGGCACCGGCGACAGCAGCAGGACAAGGCAGGCCATCGCCGCCGGGGTACCGAAAACCGCGCGCCAGCCAAGGGTGTCCACCAGCAGCCCACCGACCGTGGGCCCGAAGGCCAGCCCGAGTCCGAGGGTGGTGCCGAGCAGCCCGAAGGCGCGTACCCGCGCGGCGCCGTGGAACGTCTCGGCGAGGATCGAGGAGCCACCGGTCACCGCGGCGGCCGCGCCGATCCCACCCAGCGCGCGGACGATGTTGAGCAGCAACACGTCCCCGGACACCGCGCTCAACACGCCGCTGGTTCCGAACAGCACGACCCCGGCGATGAACACCCGCCGCCTGCCGAGCACGTCGGCAAGGGAACCGGCGCGGCCGTGGCCCGGCGGAATCATTGTCGCCTGCTGTGCGCCAGGCCACGGGCGCCGCCGCTATCCCCGCCTACCCGGCCGGATCCGAGCCGTACGGCCGGGTGATGGCTTCGAGGTAATGGCCGGACGGGTCGCAGAAGTAGACGCCCCTGCCCCCGTGGTTGGTGTTGTACTGCTGCGGCAGTTCACCGCGCGGATCGGCCCAGTGCTCGATCCCCGCGGTCTGGATCCGGCCGTAGATCCCGTCGAAGTCCTCCTCGCTCACCAGGAACGCGTAGTGCTGCGGAGGGAAGTCGATCCCCGGTTCGGCGAACTGAATGAGAACCTCGCCGTCCAGCCGGACCACGAGAAAGACCCCGCCTGCCTCCGCGGGAGGAAGCCCGAAGATCTCGGTGAAGAAGGATGCTGATTCCTGCTTGTCGCGCGCGGCGACGATAGTGTGATTGAACTGGATGGTCATTGAAGACCCTTCGAAAATCCCGCGCCTCCATGCCTGACGCTGTCCGCCACCGACACGCGACGCTGGCTTCGATCACATCACAGCTTCACGTCCATCCGCAATCCCGGCTCGGCGACCCTGGTGACCGAGCCACGGTCACCGTCACCGCCACGGAGCGTCGCCGCGATCACGATCCCCGCGGCTATCAGCACGAGATTCTTCAGGATGTACTGCCCCTCCAAGCTGGCCACCAGTGGCGCGCTCCAGGTCCGGTCGGGCAGCAGCACCAGTGGGGCCATGGTGCCGACCAGGTGCGCGAGCAGCAGCACGAGCGTGAGCCGGAGCCATCTGCCCACGATCAGGCCGATGCCGAGCGCGGTCTCCAGCAGCGCGAGAAGAAAGTACGCGACACCGGACGGGACGAGGTGCAGGCTCAGCATGTCCATGGTGCGTATCGCGAGATCCTCCGCGGGACTCAACCCTGGAACGAACTTCGGCAGGCCGAACCACAGGAATATCACACCGAGTAATATACGTAACAACGAAATCCCGGAGTTCGCCGCGCGACGAACAACCCACTTGTCCACCTGGTTCAAGTAGTATGCGGTCCGCATTCGAAAGCCTCTTCTCGGGCTACCTCGAAAATCACATAAAAGGGAGCTTCTTCCGCGTTCCCCCTGACCGAAATAATATATTCACACAGCATTCAATACCATGACAGGAGACACCTACGTGTGACGCCATTGACGTAAGGCAGGGCGCACGCCCACACCCCGCCTGTTCCGGCGGCGCCGAAGACGGACTCCCGATCAGCGGTCGGTGAACGCGAGCCGGGCACCGAGGGCGAGGAAGGCCCCCGCGAAGGTACGACGCATCCAGGCCAGTACCCGGGGGCGGGAGATTACCCGGTTGCGGATCAGTGCGGCGAACCGGCCGTAGCCGAGGAAAACCGCGAAGGTCAGCGCCATGAACACGGCGCTCAACTCGATCATGTGCCACACCGCGTTCGGCGCACCGGGCGCCACGAACTGCGGCAGGAATGCGAAGAAGAAAATCGTCAGCTTCGGGTTGAGAATATTGATCAATACACCGGAGACGATCACCTTGGTCGCCGAGCGCGGGGCGCTGTCCTGATCCGCGGTCAGCGCCCCGGTGTTCCGCAGCATGCTCCAGGCCATGTACAGCAGGTAGGCGACCCCGAGGTACTTGAGCACCTGGAACGCGGTCGCGCTCGCATGCAGCAGCGCCGCGACGCCGGTGATCGCCGCGACCATATGCGGAACGATCCCGAGCGTGCAGCCGACCGCCGCGATCACACTGGCCCGTGCACCCCGCGCGAGGCCGGCCGCCATCGTGTAGAGCACACCGGTGCCGGGCGTGGCCACCACGATGAGCGATGTCAGCAGGAACTCGATGCTCACGGCAGCCCTCCGGTACAGCGACCTCCGCCGGCGGGCAGGCGTCACACGCGCGCCGCCGCTGTGCTGACCACCCTACCGCCGGACCTCGCCCGGGGGTGGGCTCGTCGCGCCTCGGCGAGCAGCACGGCCCGCTCGAACGAGGTCCGGCCGGAAGGCGGTTCCGGCAGGGTTCCGCCCGCACCCGCGGGCGCGCATACCGTGTCGTGCCGCAGGGACCGCAGTAGCGAGTAGGCCAGGGTCGTCCCGACGCCGGACAGCCCGGCGATGAACAGGGCCTGCACCCAGGTCGCCACCAGCGAGATCGGGAAGGGCACCTTCGCGCAACCACCGACCAGGGTGGCGCAGCGTTCGATCAGCTCCCGGTAGCTGAGCAGGTCCGGCCCGCCGATGTCGAGCAACCGGTCGCCCCCGCCCTCCTCGACCGCCGCCGCGGTCAGGTAGTGCACCACATCCCCGATCGCGATGGGCTGCGTCCGCCTGCCGCCGACGCCGGCCACCGGGACGGCGGGCACGTGCCGGGCGATCGCGCGGAGCATCTCGTAGCTGGCCGAGCCGGTACCGATGATGATCGAGGACTGCAGCACGGTGGCGGGCACGGCACAGCCCAGGAAGATGTCGCCCACCTCGGCCCGCGAGCTCAGGTGCGCGGACGGCTCGCCGGGCCCCTCGGGCCGGACCCCACCGAGGTAGACGATCCGGCCGACGCCCGCGGCCTCCGCGGCCGCAGCCACGGTGGTCGCGGCGCGGCGGTCCCGCTCGGCGAAGTCCGCGTGTTCCAGCGAGTGCACGAGGTGGAACACCACGTCCACCCCGGCCATCGCCGGCCGCAGCTCGTCCGGCTCGAACACGTTGCCGCGGAACGGTTCGACCTCCGCCAGCCAGGGTGCGTCGCCGAGTTTGGCCGGGGTGCGGACCAGCACCCGGACCTCGTGCCCATGCTCGAGTAGCGCCGGAACCAGCTGCCTGCCCACGTATCCGGTGGCCCCCAGGATCAGACTTCGCATCGCGCCCATCTCCTCGCCATTGGTCGACAAGGAGAGCGTCGCAAGTCCGGGGCGTGGCGCATATCACTCGTAAGGCAGAGATCCCCCGCCGAGCCTCACCCCTGCGAGGGAGCTTCGGCTCACCCGCCGGTCACCGCTCG
Proteins encoded in this region:
- a CDS encoding MFS transporter; translated protein: MIPPGHGRAGSLADVLGRRRVFIAGVVLFGTSGVLSAVSGDVLLLNIVRALGGIGAAAAVTGGSSILAETFHGAARVRAFGLLGTTLGLGLAFGPTVGGLLVDTLGWRAVFGTPAAMACLVLLLSPVPPRVPGASGRRVDWPGAALFTSALLLLIFAVVEGPELGFGDPLVLGAFAPATVLGVTFAAVERGKDDPCSTSACWPIRRSRPRRSPWPRSSSCWSRCWSTCPRT
- a CDS encoding VOC family protein, which encodes MTIQFNHTIVAARDKQESASFFTEIFGLPPAEAGGVFLVVRLDGEVLIQFAEPGIDFPPQHYAFLVSEEDFDGIYGRIQTAGIEHWADPRGELPQQYNTNHGGRGVYFCDPSGHYLEAITRPYGSDPAG
- a CDS encoding DoxX family membrane protein, translating into MRTAYYLNQVDKWVVRRAANSGISLLRILLGVIFLWFGLPKFVPGLSPAEDLAIRTMDMLSLHLVPSGVAYFLLALLETALGIGLIVGRWLRLTLVLLLAHLVGTMAPLVLLPDRTWSAPLVASLEGQYILKNLVLIAAGIVIAATLRGGDGDRGSVTRVAEPGLRMDVKL
- a CDS encoding LysE family translocator, which produces MSIEFLLTSLIVVATPGTGVLYTMAAGLARGARASVIAAVGCTLGIVPHMVAAITGVAALLHASATAFQVLKYLGVAYLLYMAWSMLRNTGALTADQDSAPRSATKVIVSGVLINILNPKLTIFFFAFLPQFVAPGAPNAVWHMIELSAVFMALTFAVFLGYGRFAALIRNRVISRPRVLAWMRRTFAGAFLALGARLAFTDR
- a CDS encoding NAD(P)H-binding protein, encoding MRSLILGATGYVGRQLVPALLEHGHEVRVLVRTPAKLGDAPWLAEVEPFRGNVFEPDELRPAMAGVDVVFHLVHSLEHADFAERDRRAATTVAAAAEAAGVGRIVYLGGVRPEGPGEPSAHLSSRAEVGDIFLGCAVPATVLQSSIIIGTGSASYEMLRAIARHVPAVPVAGVGGRRTQPIAIGDVVHYLTAAAVEEGGGDRLLDIGGPDLLSYRELIERCATLVGGCAKVPFPISLVATWVQALFIAGLSGVGTTLAYSLLRSLRHDTVCAPAGAGGTLPEPPSGRTSFERAVLLAEARRAHPRARSGGRVVSTAAARV